The Betta splendens chromosome 4, fBetSpl5.4, whole genome shotgun sequence genome contains a region encoding:
- the rfx2 gene encoding DNA-binding protein RFX2 isoform X3, with protein sequence MQNSEGGADTTTSVATLRTSSSAPAPVVQPVPASQQVQPVQHVYPSQVQYVGESGDAVYTNGTIRAAYSYNPEAQLYGQSSGGTYFDSQASGTHVTTVVSSASGGVPPHGMVGIAMDVGSSHIISSGSTYLLHGGNMEGSRNHISHSSRSSSAMLEMAIENLQKSEGIASHKSSLLNSHLQWLLDNYETAEGVSLPRCSLYNHYLRHCQEQKLDPVNAASFGKLIRSVFMGLRTRRLGTRGNSKYHYYGIRVKPDSPLNRLQEDTQYMAMRQQPVHQKQRFKPLQKVDGMSDSLCGSSQHCNSTPEQSVAAQSQHHQQYIDMSHTLPSFPSPDLGTQPLPERINMNDIKKLQTLYRDHCEATLDVVMNLQFHFIEKLWQTFWYSTSPSSDGSTTIPNSDDDLEGVIPREKLMALCKYEPIRVWMRSCDHILYQALVEILIPDVLRPVPSTLTQAIRNFAKSLEGWLTNAMTSFPQEIIRTKVAVVSAFAQTLRRYTSLNHLAQAARAVLQNTSQINQMLSDLNRVDFANVQEQASWVCQCDESVVQRLEQDFKVTLQQQSSLDQWATWLDNVVSQVLKPHQGSPSFPKAARQFLLKWSFYSSMVIRDLTLRSAASFGSFHLIRLLYDEYMFYLVEHRVAQATGETPIAVMGEFSDLSSMMPSLMEKDASFSDEMSDLGSDADASRGPSEPAVKRERVDMSHPLQEM encoded by the exons ATGCAGAACTCAGAGGGCGGTGCAGACACTACAACCAGCGTAGCAACGCTGCGGACCTCATCATCAGCTCCGGCCCCTGTGGTACAGCCTGTTCCAGCTTCTCAGCAG GTGCAGCCCGTCCAACACGTCTACCCATCCCAGGTCCAATATGTAGGAGAGAGCGGAGACGCTGTTTATACCAACGGAACCAT CCGAGCGGCCTATTCCTACAACCCCGAGGCTCAGCTGTACGGCCAGTCTAGTGGGGGGACCTACTTCGACTCGCAGGCCAGTGGCACTCATGTCACCACGGTGGTCTCCTCTGCCAGTGGCGGGGTGCCCCCTCATGGCATGGTGGGCATCGCTATGGACGTGGGCAGCAGCCACATCATCTCCAGCGGCAGCACCTATCTGCTCCATGGAGGAAACATGGAAGGGAGCCGCAATCACATATCGCACTCGTCACGCTCATCCTCAGCTATG CTTGAAATGGCGATTGAAAACCTCCAAAAGTCTGAAGGAATTGCAAGTCACAAAAGCAGCCTGCTCAACAGCCAT CTTCAGTGGCTGCTGGACAACTATGAGACAGCAGAGGGAGTAAGCCTGCCCCGGTGCTCCCTTTATAACCATTACTTAAGGCACTGTCAAGAACAGAAACTAGAtccggtcaacgcagcctcctTCGGCAAACTCATCCGCTCGGTTTTCATGGGCCTGAGAACCCGCCGCCTCGGCACCAG AGGCAACTCTAAGTATCATTACTACGGCATCCGTGTAAAGCCGGACTCCCCGCTGAaccggctgcaggaggacaccCAGTACATGGCCATGAGACAGCAGCCGGTCCACCAGAAACAGAG GTTCAAACCTCTACAGAAGGTGGATGGCATGTCGGACAGCCTGTGTGGCAGCTCTCAGCACTGTAACAGCACTCCAGAGCAGTCGGTGGCCGCTCAGAGCCAACACCACCAGCAGTACATAG ATATGTCCCACACCTTGCCGTCATTTCCCTCTCCTGACTTGGGAACTCAGCCTCTGCCTGAGCGCATTAACATGAATGATATCAAAAAGCTGCAGACGCTGTACAGAGACCACTGTGAG GCTACGTTGGATGTGGTGATGAACCTCCAGTTCCACTTTATTGAGAAACTCTGGCAGACCTTTTGGTATTCAACATCGCCATCTAGTGATGGAAGCACGACCATCCCTAACAG tgaTGATGATCTGGAAGGCGTGATCCCCAGAGAGAAACTGATGGCTCTTTGTAAATATGAACCAATCAGAGTATGGATGAGGAGCTGTGATCACATCCTCTACCAGGCTCTAGTGGAGATCCTCATCCCTGATGTCCTGCGTCCTGTACCCA GCACGCTCACTCAGGCCATCCGTAACTTTGCTAAGAGTTTGGAAGGCTGGCTGACTAACGCCATGACCAGCTTCCCTCAAGAGATCATCCGCACCAAG GTTGCTGTGGTCAGCGCCTTTGCCCAGACTCTGAGACGTTACACCAGTCTGAATCACCTGGCCCAGGCAGCACGCGCCGTCCTCCAAAACACCTCCCAGATCAACCAGATGCTGTCAGATCTCAACCGGGTGGACTTTGCCAACGTCCAG GAGCAGGCGTCGTGGGTGTGTCAGTGTGACGAGAGTGTGGTTCAGCGTCTGGAGCAGGACTTTAAAgtgacactgcagcagcagagctcttTGGACCAGTGGGCGACCTGGCTCGACAACGTGGTCTCCCAAGTCCTGAAGCCTCACCAGGGCAGCCCGAGCTTCCCCAAAGCTGCACGCCAGTTCCTGCTTAAATGGTCTTTCTACAG CTCCATGGTGATAAGAGATCTGACTCTCCGCAGTGCAGCCAGCTTCGGCTCATTCCACCTTATCCGCCTTCTTTATGACGAGTACATGTTTTACCTGGTGGAGCATCGTGTGGCTCAGGCCACAGGAGAAACTCCTATCGCCGTCATGGGAGAG TTCAGTGACCTGAGTTCCATGATGCCATCACTAATGGAAAAAG ATGCGTCCTTCTCGGACGAGATGAGCGACCTGGGCAGTGATGCCGATGCATCCAGGGGACCTAGTGAACCAGcagtaaagagagagagggttGATATGAGCCACCCTCTGCAGGAGATGTGA
- the rfx2 gene encoding DNA-binding protein RFX2 isoform X1, producing the protein MQNSEGGADTTTSVATLRTSSSAPAPVVQPVPASQQRVLVQATGSAQKGGQVQQLSVPRVQQVSQQVQPVQHVYPSQVQYVGESGDAVYTNGTIRAAYSYNPEAQLYGQSSGGTYFDSQASGTHVTTVVSSASGGVPPHGMVGIAMDVGSSHIISSGSTYLLHGGNMEGSRNHISHSSRSSSAMLEMAIENLQKSEGIASHKSSLLNSHLQWLLDNYETAEGVSLPRCSLYNHYLRHCQEQKLDPVNAASFGKLIRSVFMGLRTRRLGTRGNSKYHYYGIRVKPDSPLNRLQEDTQYMAMRQQPVHQKQRFKPLQKVDGMSDSLCGSSQHCNSTPEQSVAAQSQHHQQYIDMSHTLPSFPSPDLGTQPLPERINMNDIKKLQTLYRDHCEATLDVVMNLQFHFIEKLWQTFWYSTSPSSDGSTTIPNSDDDLEGVIPREKLMALCKYEPIRVWMRSCDHILYQALVEILIPDVLRPVPSTLTQAIRNFAKSLEGWLTNAMTSFPQEIIRTKVAVVSAFAQTLRRYTSLNHLAQAARAVLQNTSQINQMLSDLNRVDFANVQEQASWVCQCDESVVQRLEQDFKVTLQQQSSLDQWATWLDNVVSQVLKPHQGSPSFPKAARQFLLKWSFYSSMVIRDLTLRSAASFGSFHLIRLLYDEYMFYLVEHRVAQATGETPIAVMGEFSDLSSMMPSLMEKDASFSDEMSDLGSDADASRGPSEPAVKRERVDMSHPLQEM; encoded by the exons ATGCAGAACTCAGAGGGCGGTGCAGACACTACAACCAGCGTAGCAACGCTGCGGACCTCATCATCAGCTCCGGCCCCTGTGGTACAGCCTGTTCCAGCTTCTCAGCAG AGGGTGCTGGTTCAAGCCACAGGCTCAGCTCAGAAGGGAGGACAAGTACAGCAGCTTTCAGTACCCAGGGTTCAACAGGTTTCCCAGCAG GTGCAGCCCGTCCAACACGTCTACCCATCCCAGGTCCAATATGTAGGAGAGAGCGGAGACGCTGTTTATACCAACGGAACCAT CCGAGCGGCCTATTCCTACAACCCCGAGGCTCAGCTGTACGGCCAGTCTAGTGGGGGGACCTACTTCGACTCGCAGGCCAGTGGCACTCATGTCACCACGGTGGTCTCCTCTGCCAGTGGCGGGGTGCCCCCTCATGGCATGGTGGGCATCGCTATGGACGTGGGCAGCAGCCACATCATCTCCAGCGGCAGCACCTATCTGCTCCATGGAGGAAACATGGAAGGGAGCCGCAATCACATATCGCACTCGTCACGCTCATCCTCAGCTATG CTTGAAATGGCGATTGAAAACCTCCAAAAGTCTGAAGGAATTGCAAGTCACAAAAGCAGCCTGCTCAACAGCCAT CTTCAGTGGCTGCTGGACAACTATGAGACAGCAGAGGGAGTAAGCCTGCCCCGGTGCTCCCTTTATAACCATTACTTAAGGCACTGTCAAGAACAGAAACTAGAtccggtcaacgcagcctcctTCGGCAAACTCATCCGCTCGGTTTTCATGGGCCTGAGAACCCGCCGCCTCGGCACCAG AGGCAACTCTAAGTATCATTACTACGGCATCCGTGTAAAGCCGGACTCCCCGCTGAaccggctgcaggaggacaccCAGTACATGGCCATGAGACAGCAGCCGGTCCACCAGAAACAGAG GTTCAAACCTCTACAGAAGGTGGATGGCATGTCGGACAGCCTGTGTGGCAGCTCTCAGCACTGTAACAGCACTCCAGAGCAGTCGGTGGCCGCTCAGAGCCAACACCACCAGCAGTACATAG ATATGTCCCACACCTTGCCGTCATTTCCCTCTCCTGACTTGGGAACTCAGCCTCTGCCTGAGCGCATTAACATGAATGATATCAAAAAGCTGCAGACGCTGTACAGAGACCACTGTGAG GCTACGTTGGATGTGGTGATGAACCTCCAGTTCCACTTTATTGAGAAACTCTGGCAGACCTTTTGGTATTCAACATCGCCATCTAGTGATGGAAGCACGACCATCCCTAACAG tgaTGATGATCTGGAAGGCGTGATCCCCAGAGAGAAACTGATGGCTCTTTGTAAATATGAACCAATCAGAGTATGGATGAGGAGCTGTGATCACATCCTCTACCAGGCTCTAGTGGAGATCCTCATCCCTGATGTCCTGCGTCCTGTACCCA GCACGCTCACTCAGGCCATCCGTAACTTTGCTAAGAGTTTGGAAGGCTGGCTGACTAACGCCATGACCAGCTTCCCTCAAGAGATCATCCGCACCAAG GTTGCTGTGGTCAGCGCCTTTGCCCAGACTCTGAGACGTTACACCAGTCTGAATCACCTGGCCCAGGCAGCACGCGCCGTCCTCCAAAACACCTCCCAGATCAACCAGATGCTGTCAGATCTCAACCGGGTGGACTTTGCCAACGTCCAG GAGCAGGCGTCGTGGGTGTGTCAGTGTGACGAGAGTGTGGTTCAGCGTCTGGAGCAGGACTTTAAAgtgacactgcagcagcagagctcttTGGACCAGTGGGCGACCTGGCTCGACAACGTGGTCTCCCAAGTCCTGAAGCCTCACCAGGGCAGCCCGAGCTTCCCCAAAGCTGCACGCCAGTTCCTGCTTAAATGGTCTTTCTACAG CTCCATGGTGATAAGAGATCTGACTCTCCGCAGTGCAGCCAGCTTCGGCTCATTCCACCTTATCCGCCTTCTTTATGACGAGTACATGTTTTACCTGGTGGAGCATCGTGTGGCTCAGGCCACAGGAGAAACTCCTATCGCCGTCATGGGAGAG TTCAGTGACCTGAGTTCCATGATGCCATCACTAATGGAAAAAG ATGCGTCCTTCTCGGACGAGATGAGCGACCTGGGCAGTGATGCCGATGCATCCAGGGGACCTAGTGAACCAGcagtaaagagagagagggttGATATGAGCCACCCTCTGCAGGAGATGTGA
- the rfx2 gene encoding DNA-binding protein RFX2 isoform X2 — translation MQNSEGGADTTTSVATLRTSSSAPAPVVQPVPASQQRVLVQATGSAQKGGQVQQLSVPRVQQVSQQVQPVQHVYPSQVQYVGESGDAVYTNGTIRAAYSYNPEAQLYGQSSGGTYFDSQASGTHVTTVVSSASGGVPPHGMVGIAMDVGSSHIISSGSTYLLHGGNMEGSRNHISHSSRSSSAMLQWLLDNYETAEGVSLPRCSLYNHYLRHCQEQKLDPVNAASFGKLIRSVFMGLRTRRLGTRGNSKYHYYGIRVKPDSPLNRLQEDTQYMAMRQQPVHQKQRFKPLQKVDGMSDSLCGSSQHCNSTPEQSVAAQSQHHQQYIDMSHTLPSFPSPDLGTQPLPERINMNDIKKLQTLYRDHCEATLDVVMNLQFHFIEKLWQTFWYSTSPSSDGSTTIPNSDDDLEGVIPREKLMALCKYEPIRVWMRSCDHILYQALVEILIPDVLRPVPSTLTQAIRNFAKSLEGWLTNAMTSFPQEIIRTKVAVVSAFAQTLRRYTSLNHLAQAARAVLQNTSQINQMLSDLNRVDFANVQEQASWVCQCDESVVQRLEQDFKVTLQQQSSLDQWATWLDNVVSQVLKPHQGSPSFPKAARQFLLKWSFYSSMVIRDLTLRSAASFGSFHLIRLLYDEYMFYLVEHRVAQATGETPIAVMGEFSDLSSMMPSLMEKDASFSDEMSDLGSDADASRGPSEPAVKRERVDMSHPLQEM, via the exons ATGCAGAACTCAGAGGGCGGTGCAGACACTACAACCAGCGTAGCAACGCTGCGGACCTCATCATCAGCTCCGGCCCCTGTGGTACAGCCTGTTCCAGCTTCTCAGCAG AGGGTGCTGGTTCAAGCCACAGGCTCAGCTCAGAAGGGAGGACAAGTACAGCAGCTTTCAGTACCCAGGGTTCAACAGGTTTCCCAGCAG GTGCAGCCCGTCCAACACGTCTACCCATCCCAGGTCCAATATGTAGGAGAGAGCGGAGACGCTGTTTATACCAACGGAACCAT CCGAGCGGCCTATTCCTACAACCCCGAGGCTCAGCTGTACGGCCAGTCTAGTGGGGGGACCTACTTCGACTCGCAGGCCAGTGGCACTCATGTCACCACGGTGGTCTCCTCTGCCAGTGGCGGGGTGCCCCCTCATGGCATGGTGGGCATCGCTATGGACGTGGGCAGCAGCCACATCATCTCCAGCGGCAGCACCTATCTGCTCCATGGAGGAAACATGGAAGGGAGCCGCAATCACATATCGCACTCGTCACGCTCATCCTCAGCTATG CTTCAGTGGCTGCTGGACAACTATGAGACAGCAGAGGGAGTAAGCCTGCCCCGGTGCTCCCTTTATAACCATTACTTAAGGCACTGTCAAGAACAGAAACTAGAtccggtcaacgcagcctcctTCGGCAAACTCATCCGCTCGGTTTTCATGGGCCTGAGAACCCGCCGCCTCGGCACCAG AGGCAACTCTAAGTATCATTACTACGGCATCCGTGTAAAGCCGGACTCCCCGCTGAaccggctgcaggaggacaccCAGTACATGGCCATGAGACAGCAGCCGGTCCACCAGAAACAGAG GTTCAAACCTCTACAGAAGGTGGATGGCATGTCGGACAGCCTGTGTGGCAGCTCTCAGCACTGTAACAGCACTCCAGAGCAGTCGGTGGCCGCTCAGAGCCAACACCACCAGCAGTACATAG ATATGTCCCACACCTTGCCGTCATTTCCCTCTCCTGACTTGGGAACTCAGCCTCTGCCTGAGCGCATTAACATGAATGATATCAAAAAGCTGCAGACGCTGTACAGAGACCACTGTGAG GCTACGTTGGATGTGGTGATGAACCTCCAGTTCCACTTTATTGAGAAACTCTGGCAGACCTTTTGGTATTCAACATCGCCATCTAGTGATGGAAGCACGACCATCCCTAACAG tgaTGATGATCTGGAAGGCGTGATCCCCAGAGAGAAACTGATGGCTCTTTGTAAATATGAACCAATCAGAGTATGGATGAGGAGCTGTGATCACATCCTCTACCAGGCTCTAGTGGAGATCCTCATCCCTGATGTCCTGCGTCCTGTACCCA GCACGCTCACTCAGGCCATCCGTAACTTTGCTAAGAGTTTGGAAGGCTGGCTGACTAACGCCATGACCAGCTTCCCTCAAGAGATCATCCGCACCAAG GTTGCTGTGGTCAGCGCCTTTGCCCAGACTCTGAGACGTTACACCAGTCTGAATCACCTGGCCCAGGCAGCACGCGCCGTCCTCCAAAACACCTCCCAGATCAACCAGATGCTGTCAGATCTCAACCGGGTGGACTTTGCCAACGTCCAG GAGCAGGCGTCGTGGGTGTGTCAGTGTGACGAGAGTGTGGTTCAGCGTCTGGAGCAGGACTTTAAAgtgacactgcagcagcagagctcttTGGACCAGTGGGCGACCTGGCTCGACAACGTGGTCTCCCAAGTCCTGAAGCCTCACCAGGGCAGCCCGAGCTTCCCCAAAGCTGCACGCCAGTTCCTGCTTAAATGGTCTTTCTACAG CTCCATGGTGATAAGAGATCTGACTCTCCGCAGTGCAGCCAGCTTCGGCTCATTCCACCTTATCCGCCTTCTTTATGACGAGTACATGTTTTACCTGGTGGAGCATCGTGTGGCTCAGGCCACAGGAGAAACTCCTATCGCCGTCATGGGAGAG TTCAGTGACCTGAGTTCCATGATGCCATCACTAATGGAAAAAG ATGCGTCCTTCTCGGACGAGATGAGCGACCTGGGCAGTGATGCCGATGCATCCAGGGGACCTAGTGAACCAGcagtaaagagagagagggttGATATGAGCCACCCTCTGCAGGAGATGTGA